The following proteins are co-located in the Dromiciops gliroides isolate mDroGli1 chromosome 2, mDroGli1.pri, whole genome shotgun sequence genome:
- the LOC122744259 gene encoding eppin-like, translating to MSWSGRRCPRIKVICIYREKNECIKDKDCKEEKKCCYFSCGLKCIDPKEDPCAEPKLIRPCAYSMTRWYYNIKENACYPYRYNTCSDILNRFQSHHVCKRTCLAFGHGAPVKLFELDGEAFTVLF from the exons ATGAGCTGGAGTGGAA GGAGGTGTCCCCGAATCAAGGTGATATGTAtttacagagagaaaaatgaatgcaTCAAAGACAAGGAttgtaaggaagaaaagaaatgttgcTATTTCAGCTGTGGACTGAAATGCATAGACCCCAAAGAAG ACCCATGTGCAGAACCCAAATTAATTAGGCCTTGTGCCTACAGTATGACCCGATGGTACTACAACATTAAAGAGAATGCGTGCTACCCCTACCGGTACAACACATGCAGTGACATCCTTAACCGCTTCCAGTCTCATCACGTTTGCAAGAGAACCTGCTTGGCATTTG gACACGGAGCACCAGTAAAGCTCTTTGAGCTGGATGGTGAAGCCTTTACTGTGCTATTTTAA